The following coding sequences lie in one Alloacidobacterium dinghuense genomic window:
- the hldE gene encoding bifunctional D-glycero-beta-D-manno-heptose-7-phosphate kinase/D-glycero-beta-D-manno-heptose 1-phosphate adenylyltransferase HldE, protein MIQNLHEVIQLIEDNWRKTQVLVVGDLMLDRYIWGDVKRISPEAPVPIVHATLSTDRPGGAANVAMNIVGLGAKVAVLGFCGNDSEGVLLEKHLRDAGIQAEMTSVMNRPTTSKLRILCGQQQLLRLDTERCEAYPGDAYAALVKQIECAITSADAVILSDYGKGVLTEEVCQWVILAARRQGIPVLVDPKRPSFARYHGATTICPNLTELSVAVGISSDDVEALLQAGQNLVGQLDLDCLVPTLSEKGIAVLRQQSKFVAPAVARQVFDVSGAGDTVIATLALATANGLEMETAAQVANIAAGIVIGKVGTVPVNRDELLAALKPEIELRAMEKVLTLDQLKIHVSAWRSARETVVFTNGCFDLLHIGHVALLEEARREGDRLIVAINSDASVRGLKGSSRPIVGEQERARILAAFAVVDAVIAFDDPTPLRLIDAIRPDVIVKGGDYREEAVVGAEEVRSWGGRVKIVPTVEGFSTTKLIDRATTGLTDESMKSKDSFELTTQGTSAR, encoded by the coding sequence ATGATTCAGAACCTCCACGAGGTTATTCAATTAATCGAGGATAACTGGCGCAAAACGCAAGTATTGGTGGTCGGCGATCTAATGCTAGACCGCTATATTTGGGGAGATGTCAAGCGAATCTCGCCTGAAGCGCCGGTGCCCATAGTACATGCTACACTCAGCACCGACCGTCCCGGTGGCGCAGCAAATGTGGCCATGAACATAGTGGGTCTCGGGGCGAAAGTAGCCGTTTTGGGGTTCTGTGGCAACGATTCCGAAGGTGTCTTGCTGGAGAAGCACTTGCGTGACGCTGGAATTCAAGCGGAAATGACTTCGGTCATGAATCGTCCCACGACTAGCAAGCTCAGGATATTGTGCGGACAACAGCAGTTATTGCGCTTGGATACCGAGCGGTGCGAGGCCTATCCCGGTGACGCATACGCTGCACTAGTCAAACAAATTGAATGTGCGATAACTTCAGCAGATGCAGTGATACTTTCAGATTACGGGAAGGGAGTCCTTACAGAAGAGGTCTGTCAGTGGGTGATTCTGGCAGCGCGTCGGCAAGGCATTCCGGTACTAGTTGATCCTAAACGGCCTAGCTTTGCGAGATATCATGGCGCAACCACCATTTGCCCAAATCTGACTGAGTTATCGGTCGCAGTTGGAATCTCTTCCGATGATGTGGAGGCACTTCTTCAGGCAGGGCAGAATTTGGTAGGGCAGTTGGATCTGGATTGCTTAGTGCCAACGCTCAGCGAGAAAGGTATCGCCGTTCTGCGACAACAATCGAAATTTGTCGCGCCTGCCGTTGCACGCCAGGTTTTTGATGTTTCTGGCGCAGGAGATACAGTAATCGCGACGTTGGCCTTAGCGACTGCCAACGGATTAGAAATGGAAACCGCTGCTCAAGTTGCCAACATTGCTGCAGGAATTGTCATCGGCAAAGTAGGAACGGTGCCGGTTAACAGAGATGAATTGCTAGCAGCTCTGAAGCCGGAAATCGAGTTGCGAGCAATGGAAAAGGTTTTGACGCTAGATCAGTTAAAGATACATGTGTCGGCATGGCGTTCCGCTCGTGAAACAGTTGTCTTCACGAATGGCTGTTTCGATTTGCTGCATATCGGGCACGTCGCCCTGCTGGAGGAGGCTCGCCGCGAGGGAGATCGGTTGATCGTAGCGATTAATAGTGACGCCTCTGTGAGAGGTCTCAAGGGATCATCCAGGCCAATCGTGGGAGAACAGGAACGCGCTCGCATTCTTGCCGCCTTTGCAGTGGTTGATGCGGTAATTGCATTCGATGATCCGACGCCTTTACGCCTTATCGACGCGATCCGCCCAGATGTAATTGTGAAGGGCGGCGATTACCGCGAAGAAGCCGTCGTCGGAGCGGAAGAGGTTCGCTCGTGGGGCGGCCGAGTGAAGATTGTGCCGACGGTTGAAGGCTTCAGTACTACGAAACTAATCGATAGAGCCACCACAGGTTTGACCGATGAGTCGATGAAATCGAAAGATAGCTTTGAGTTGACGACTCAAGGAACCTCAGCGCGATAA
- a CDS encoding O-antigen ligase family protein: MEITPIGWILISFGAVFSIFYPEGLYALTIFFIPFSATSILNIGSGDTGAGIQPYMFLGFLLLLRECGVIVWRSKIRLEKSIQTPTLLYLLFLLVSGVSLLMPIWIDGSVEVPSRGTLDATLEPLVFDAGRVRIFFGLIYTFFLTIFIAKRNLSPSEFTKTARIYLTSGVFVSLWGLLQLILYLVHIPYPYMLFNNSASPNALGYEAVVDTLDIRRVSSVALEPSSLATTLIGMIPFLVMSTFAKAYIFGKYLDRVVAALLIIVLILTTSSTGYLGFLSLCFLFPFSWPGLRKARTRLLFLGVALVVLMAAAYAAVPQVRDILAWTVLDKAGSYSALERWAIIYIDLGYFLQYPMLGVGWGSTPTHDTIIGLLASCGLLGFGSFVGLIGFTARRLVNQVNSAAVVSRKVAVMAGIMFLSLCATMMAYLVSGLPGGGTFTLILGLSIAAIGLREKSARPSNYLPGIANGGPE, from the coding sequence GTGGAAATAACTCCAATCGGATGGATCTTAATTTCTTTTGGAGCCGTGTTTTCAATTTTCTACCCTGAAGGGCTCTATGCCCTCACAATATTCTTTATCCCCTTCTCAGCGACATCCATTTTAAATATAGGATCCGGCGATACAGGGGCCGGAATTCAGCCCTATATGTTCCTAGGTTTTCTGCTACTCCTTCGTGAATGCGGGGTAATAGTATGGCGTTCGAAGATCAGGCTTGAGAAATCAATACAGACCCCTACCCTCCTTTACTTGTTATTTCTTCTCGTGAGTGGTGTGTCGCTTCTGATGCCCATCTGGATTGATGGAAGTGTGGAGGTTCCATCGAGAGGTACTTTGGACGCGACACTAGAACCTCTAGTATTTGACGCTGGAAGAGTCAGAATATTCTTTGGTTTGATTTATACCTTTTTCCTGACGATATTCATAGCAAAGAGGAATTTGTCTCCGAGTGAATTTACTAAGACAGCACGAATATACCTAACGTCGGGTGTATTCGTGTCGCTATGGGGATTGCTCCAACTCATTTTGTATCTCGTCCACATTCCATATCCATATATGCTATTTAACAATAGCGCCTCTCCAAATGCCCTAGGATACGAGGCGGTTGTGGACACCCTGGACATCAGGAGAGTGTCTTCGGTGGCTCTGGAACCAAGCTCATTAGCTACGACATTGATTGGGATGATTCCGTTTTTGGTGATGTCGACTTTTGCTAAGGCCTATATCTTTGGTAAGTACTTAGATCGCGTTGTTGCGGCCCTCCTAATCATTGTCCTGATCCTCACTACGTCGTCTACTGGATATTTGGGTTTTCTATCCCTTTGCTTTCTATTTCCCTTTTCCTGGCCAGGACTGCGCAAAGCCAGAACGCGACTGCTCTTCTTAGGTGTCGCGCTGGTAGTGTTGATGGCTGCCGCATATGCGGCTGTACCTCAGGTAAGAGATATTCTTGCGTGGACAGTACTGGACAAAGCGGGATCTTATTCCGCATTAGAAAGATGGGCAATCATATATATCGACCTAGGATATTTCCTGCAATATCCGATGTTGGGAGTGGGGTGGGGTAGTACCCCGACCCACGACACGATCATAGGATTGCTAGCAAGTTGCGGACTGCTGGGATTTGGGTCTTTTGTCGGGTTGATAGGTTTCACTGCAAGAAGGTTAGTGAACCAAGTTAATTCTGCTGCAGTCGTTTCTCGCAAGGTTGCAGTGATGGCCGGCATCATGTTCTTGTCCCTCTGCGCTACGATGATGGCTTACCTAGTCAGCGGCCTTCCAGGTGGAGGCACGTTTACTCTAATTTTAGGCTTGTCGATAGCGGCGATCGGTCTCAGGGAGAAGTCAGCAAGACCGTCGAATTATCTGCCGGGGATCGCAAACGGGGGACCAGAATGA
- a CDS encoding glycosyltransferase family 1 protein, protein MKSVVIVTGSFPPDICGVGDYTNALVDALKEQLTTVRVFYRENWSWRMLLQYAHQIREMNAEIINVQYPTRGYGASIVPHILGLFTGRAKKVVTLHEFSQASIKGKAAMLLFFLFADWIIFTTDYERELACRVAPWVRRKSSTVNIASNIPMQGATKRDIDVVYFGHICRTKGLEEFGNVIEQLRDRRDLLRVQVIGQIMPGSEEYATGIIERFKALGIEVVLDRPADEVSTLLARARVALLPFPDGMSLRRGSALAAMGNGALLLTTWSFTEAALLEGKCLMARTASDLYRVLVDALDNYSSYDRVRISGQDLARSFSWERVLSAYIQTINSL, encoded by the coding sequence ATGAAGTCTGTCGTAATTGTCACTGGTTCCTTTCCGCCGGATATATGTGGGGTAGGTGACTACACTAACGCGCTAGTCGATGCGCTAAAAGAACAATTAACTACGGTCCGCGTATTTTACAGGGAAAACTGGTCATGGCGTATGTTGCTGCAATATGCGCATCAGATCAGGGAAATGAATGCTGAAATCATTAACGTACAATATCCGACACGAGGTTATGGGGCTAGTATCGTCCCCCACATCCTCGGGCTATTCACTGGCCGAGCTAAGAAGGTTGTAACGCTACATGAGTTTTCCCAGGCAAGTATTAAGGGCAAGGCAGCGATGCTTCTCTTCTTTTTGTTTGCGGATTGGATCATATTTACCACAGATTATGAGCGCGAGTTAGCGTGCAGGGTCGCTCCATGGGTAAGGAGGAAGTCTAGCACCGTCAACATCGCAAGCAACATACCTATGCAGGGTGCAACCAAACGTGATATCGACGTCGTGTATTTTGGACACATATGTCGAACCAAGGGTTTGGAGGAGTTTGGGAATGTGATTGAGCAACTTCGCGACCGTCGGGATCTGCTAAGGGTACAGGTTATCGGGCAGATAATGCCCGGAAGCGAAGAGTATGCAACCGGCATCATAGAGCGATTCAAAGCCCTTGGAATTGAGGTCGTGCTTGATAGACCCGCAGACGAGGTCTCAACTTTGTTGGCACGAGCACGTGTAGCGCTATTGCCCTTTCCTGATGGAATGAGTTTACGTCGCGGCTCCGCGTTGGCAGCGATGGGAAATGGTGCCTTGCTTCTCACCACCTGGTCATTCACTGAAGCAGCGCTTCTTGAAGGTAAGTGTCTGATGGCGAGAACCGCAAGCGACTTATACCGTGTTTTAGTGGATGCATTGGATAACTATTCTTCTTATGATCGAGTTCGGATCTCGGGGCAAGATCTCGCCAGATCATTTTCCTGGGAAAGAGTCTTATCCGCATATATTCAGACGATAAATTCACTTTGA
- a CDS encoding glycosyltransferase family 4 protein — protein MSGIGRYLQGLLPALVPRLNAKRIIALGRGTDLGAEAWAKDSRVDVRTFEYPIFGAAEQLPSATSIYREAEALWVPQYNIPLFYRGKLVVTLHDLCHLALPETLRTHVQRWYSRRLLTAVANRADVLLCVSQFTAKEVERFLNVTPDRILVTYPPIADNWARASDVKEAHTPKPYLLFVGNQKKNKNLVGLIGAFRQVMHRIPHHLVLVGKRDGFLNFDTEIDFSDVQLHGRVLFVGQVSEQELRMYYRGADALIFPSLYEGFGFPLVEAMLHGCPIACSNASSLPEVAGDAALYFNPVEISDMAKAIYAVVTDIGLRAILIQNGYARVRRFTNDSGAVATALAMNNLVGQHLG, from the coding sequence ATGTCAGGAATTGGAAGATACCTTCAGGGTCTCTTACCAGCGCTTGTCCCCCGCCTCAATGCCAAGAGGATCATCGCGTTGGGTCGCGGGACAGATCTTGGGGCGGAAGCGTGGGCCAAAGACAGCCGTGTGGATGTACGCACATTCGAATACCCGATATTTGGCGCTGCCGAGCAACTTCCAAGTGCAACTAGTATCTATCGGGAAGCGGAAGCACTATGGGTTCCCCAGTACAACATCCCGCTGTTTTATCGAGGAAAACTGGTGGTTACTCTTCATGATTTATGCCATTTGGCCCTTCCGGAGACACTGCGAACTCACGTGCAGCGTTGGTATTCTCGACGGCTTTTGACTGCCGTTGCAAATCGCGCAGACGTCCTTCTATGCGTTTCGCAGTTTACCGCGAAAGAGGTTGAGAGGTTCCTTAATGTCACCCCAGATCGCATTCTGGTTACATATCCTCCAATAGCCGACAACTGGGCGAGAGCGAGTGATGTCAAGGAGGCACATACTCCTAAACCGTATCTTCTTTTTGTTGGAAATCAGAAGAAAAATAAAAACCTTGTCGGCCTCATAGGCGCATTTCGGCAGGTCATGCATAGAATTCCCCACCACCTGGTTCTTGTGGGGAAGAGAGATGGGTTCCTGAACTTCGACACTGAAATCGACTTTTCTGATGTGCAGTTACATGGTCGAGTACTCTTTGTCGGGCAGGTTTCTGAGCAGGAGCTGAGGATGTATTATAGGGGGGCTGATGCACTGATTTTCCCGTCGTTATATGAGGGCTTCGGCTTTCCCTTAGTTGAAGCTATGCTACACGGTTGCCCTATAGCCTGTTCTAATGCTTCGTCATTGCCCGAGGTTGCAGGGGACGCGGCGCTCTACTTCAATCCGGTAGAAATTTCGGACATGGCTAAAGCGATTTATGCTGTGGTGACGGATATTGGGTTAAGAGCAATTCTGATCCAAAATGGTTACGCAAGAGTTAGGCGTTTTACTAATGATTCGGGTGCCGTAGCCACCGCGCTTGCGATGAACAATTTGGTTGGACAGCATTTAGGCTAG
- a CDS encoding D-sedoheptulose-7-phosphate isomerase translates to MRASLNFTLSLQFDSVIDEHLAVINGLRSQKLILEQIAAEMTRSLCKGGKVLWCGNGGSAADCQHLAAELVGRFRRSRRALPSIALTTDTSILTAVGNDYGFDEIFRRQVEALCVTGDVVVGISTSGNSTNVCAALQAARKLGVFTVGFTGDGGGAISTIAHATLRIPSKDTARIQEAHILCGHILCDWLELAVCERQILDNEAVTQ, encoded by the coding sequence ATGCGTGCATCCCTCAATTTCACTCTATCCTTACAATTCGACTCGGTGATTGATGAGCACCTAGCCGTGATTAACGGGTTGAGATCTCAGAAGCTTATATTGGAGCAGATTGCTGCCGAGATGACACGGTCCCTTTGCAAGGGCGGGAAGGTACTGTGGTGTGGAAATGGCGGCAGTGCTGCTGATTGCCAACACCTTGCGGCGGAACTTGTTGGACGATTTCGGCGTAGTCGGCGTGCTTTGCCCTCAATCGCGCTAACGACGGATACTTCCATTCTTACAGCAGTTGGAAACGATTACGGGTTTGATGAGATTTTCCGGCGCCAGGTCGAAGCATTGTGTGTAACTGGTGATGTCGTCGTTGGCATTTCAACCTCGGGAAACAGCACAAATGTGTGTGCGGCCCTGCAGGCCGCTCGTAAGTTGGGAGTATTCACGGTGGGTTTTACGGGAGACGGTGGAGGCGCTATTTCTACCATTGCTCATGCCACACTCCGCATCCCCTCGAAAGATACAGCACGCATCCAAGAGGCCCACATTCTGTGTGGGCATATCCTATGCGACTGGCTCGAGTTAGCTGTCTGCGAACGTCAAATCTTGGATAATGAAGCGGTGACGCAATGA
- a CDS encoding DinB family protein: MKYPYTAIPDSAIPQAINPLYQHLLDTYVSETNKVVSTWRIFSDADLGYKPHPKSTDVGGILKHQLLSERRFFGEFLVTPEPPPDQVLPATLAIETACTRLVELALKRLTFFAQQDTPWWMEVVPFFDVKRQRIWVFWRRVLHTAHHRTQLTLYLRLLGKAVPSTYGPTADVSWEGADPTYTVEAAGRK, from the coding sequence ATGAAATATCCATACACCGCCATCCCCGACAGCGCGATCCCGCAGGCCATCAACCCGCTCTACCAGCACCTCCTCGACACCTACGTCAGCGAAACCAACAAAGTCGTCTCCACCTGGCGCATCTTCTCTGACGCCGACCTCGGCTATAAGCCACACCCCAAATCCACTGATGTAGGCGGCATCCTCAAGCATCAGCTCCTCTCCGAGCGTCGCTTCTTCGGCGAATTCCTCGTCACGCCCGAGCCGCCGCCCGACCAGGTACTACCCGCCACCCTGGCCATCGAAACCGCCTGCACTCGCCTCGTCGAACTCGCCTTAAAACGCCTAACCTTCTTCGCTCAGCAGGACACACCCTGGTGGATGGAAGTCGTTCCCTTCTTCGACGTAAAGCGGCAGCGTATCTGGGTCTTCTGGCGGCGCGTCCTCCACACCGCTCACCACCGCACCCAGCTCACCCTCTATCTGCGCCTGCTGGGAAAGGCGGTCCCTTCCACTTACGGACCGACAGCCGACGTCTCCTGGGAAGGGGCTGACCCTACCTACACAGTCGAAGCAGCTGGAAGAAAATAA
- a CDS encoding glycosyltransferase family 2 protein translates to MKGKIGVVTVTYNSAPVLREFFESLGNQTHRNFVLYLVDNNSRDETLMMVRQREDLPSVVIANQENLGVAEGNNQGIRAAISDGCECVLLLNNDTIFQSNFIERLYSALDRHQCDMTTSKMYHHDSPKRIWCAGGRFLPFRGYNISHNGEGETDVGQFNTPRRVTYTPTCCLMAKATVFHRVGLMDSRYFVYSDDVDFLYRCLKNSVSLWYVPEAKLWHKVSYLTGNMSDFMVHYSTRNRIYFVRKHLPFFLALLWYWQAQLQSTVAFAVRHIKFSRWNLRVTAARDGWKMLAR, encoded by the coding sequence GTGAAAGGCAAGATCGGTGTTGTGACTGTTACCTATAACAGTGCACCAGTCCTACGGGAATTTTTCGAGTCATTGGGCAATCAAACACATAGAAACTTCGTTCTCTATCTTGTGGATAATAATTCCAGGGACGAAACATTGATGATGGTACGTCAACGGGAGGATTTGCCCTCCGTTGTCATTGCCAATCAAGAGAATCTTGGTGTCGCAGAAGGCAACAACCAAGGCATTCGCGCTGCCATCTCGGATGGATGTGAGTGCGTTCTCTTACTAAATAACGATACCATTTTTCAATCCAACTTTATCGAAAGATTATATTCGGCGTTAGATCGCCATCAGTGTGACATGACTACGAGTAAGATGTACCACCACGATTCGCCAAAACGCATTTGGTGTGCTGGTGGGCGATTCTTGCCGTTCCGTGGATACAATATTAGTCACAACGGAGAGGGAGAAACAGATGTCGGTCAGTTTAATACGCCGCGACGTGTAACATATACACCGACCTGTTGTTTGATGGCGAAAGCGACGGTGTTTCACCGAGTAGGGCTTATGGATAGTCGTTACTTCGTTTACTCGGATGACGTTGATTTCTTATACCGCTGTCTGAAAAATAGCGTTTCGCTGTGGTATGTGCCTGAAGCTAAGCTTTGGCATAAGGTAAGTTATTTAACGGGTAATATGTCAGACTTTATGGTCCATTATTCAACTCGTAATCGTATATATTTCGTTCGCAAACACCTCCCCTTTTTCCTGGCGCTGCTGTGGTATTGGCAAGCGCAGCTTCAGTCGACAGTGGCCTTTGCAGTGCGTCATATAAAATTCTCGAGATGGAATCTTCGTGTGACCGCAGCAAGAGATGGATGGAAGATGCTCGCTCGATAG
- a CDS encoding D-glycero-alpha-D-manno-heptose-1,7-bisphosphate 7-phosphatase, with the protein MELTKAEFASVLYYHIRYYSCFHHTNMLFPDIKYVFLDRDGVINRKAPEGEYVANWRDFQFLPGVEAAIASLNQSGRCVIVVTNQRGISLGLYDNAEVETIHEQLQKHLNAKHAHIDAFYYCPHDKDQCNCRKPKTGLFERAFRDFPEASRANSLVIGDSISDIEAAHRLGLPSIFIQNDLKIQKTGATEAIVLASAVSSSLFEAVAQYLR; encoded by the coding sequence GTGGAGCTAACGAAAGCGGAATTTGCTTCCGTACTTTATTATCATATTCGTTACTACTCATGCTTCCACCATACGAACATGCTATTCCCTGACATCAAGTACGTCTTTCTCGATCGAGACGGAGTGATAAACCGCAAAGCCCCTGAGGGTGAATATGTTGCCAATTGGCGTGACTTCCAGTTTCTTCCTGGCGTTGAGGCTGCCATCGCCTCTCTAAATCAATCCGGACGATGTGTCATTGTGGTCACCAATCAGCGCGGCATATCGCTTGGATTGTATGACAATGCCGAGGTGGAGACTATTCACGAGCAATTGCAGAAGCACCTGAATGCCAAGCACGCCCATATTGATGCCTTCTACTATTGCCCACATGACAAAGACCAATGCAACTGTAGAAAGCCGAAAACAGGACTATTTGAGCGGGCGTTTCGAGATTTCCCCGAGGCCTCAAGAGCCAACAGCCTCGTCATAGGTGATTCGATTTCCGATATTGAAGCCGCACATCGTCTTGGGCTTCCATCCATCTTTATTCAAAACGATCTGAAGATTCAGAAAACGGGGGCGACTGAAGCCATCGTACTTGCAAGTGCTGTGTCCAGCTCTCTGTTCGAGGCAGTTGCCCAGTATCTTCGTTGA